The nucleotide window CGTTGCGGTGATCACGATTGAAGTAGAAGTTGCGGTTGAGCACCGTCAGGCTACTGCCCTCGATAAACCCCTCGGCTTTATCTTCCGCCAACACCATGGACGGCCCGGAGCCGACAACCACCGCTAAAGCGGCCATCGACATTTTTGTATTGTTAACCATCAATCACTCCTTGGGTTCGGCAGAACGGGAACGTGCTTCGGCGTAGGTTTTATTGTTCGACGGGCAAGGGCCCGCCGGCATGGTCGCCGGGTGACATCGTTGCAAGCTGCGGATAACGCCAAGGTGATGGGGGAATTACAATTTCGTCATGTGGGTGGAATGACAACCCTGCACGTTCAGGTCAGCGCTGCGAGTTGTTCGATTGTTTGCGGAAAGCGTTCAACCAAGCGGATCAGTGTCGTGGCTTGGGCATTTGGTGTTGCCCGTCCCTGTTCCCAGTTTTCGAGGGTTCGGGTGTTGGTGCGTAGATACATGGCGAACACCGACCGGGAAAGATTGAGCTGTTGACGGATGGCTACCACTTCCTCGGCAGTGATGGGTACCAGTTCCGGCAGCTTGACCTTGTGGGTCCGCAGCGTGACCTTGCCTTGGCGCTCGTCAGCCAAGGCTTCGAGGCCTTCCATCAGTTCGGAAAAAATGTCACGTTTCATAGTGGGTTCTCGTGTTGATTTCTCTATCCAGCGTTTGTCTGAAAAGTTTTTTCTGGTCAGGCGACAGGTCTTCTTGCTCGTTTTTGCTATACACGGTGAACAGCCAGAATTGATCGAAACCTGACCACCAGTAATAAATCACCCTAAGCCCGCTACGCTTGCCTTTACCGCGACGTTGATCGAAAAAGCGGATTTTTCGCAGCCCGCCCGTGCCTTCAATGAGATCGCCCGCTTCGGGGTTTTTTAGCAGCTCCAACTGAAAGCTGCGAAACAGATCGTCATCCAGATAGTCATCGCGGTGTTTCTGAAACGCA belongs to Pseudomonas sp. B21-015 and includes:
- a CDS encoding DNA-binding transcriptional regulator; the encoded protein is MKRDIFSELMEGLEALADERQGKVTLRTHKVKLPELVPITAEEVVAIRQQLNLSRSVFAMYLRTNTRTLENWEQGRATPNAQATTLIRLVERFPQTIEQLAALT
- a CDS encoding type II toxin-antitoxin system RelE/ParE family toxin gives rise to the protein MDALFIELPAFQKHRDDYLDDDLFRSFQLELLKNPEAGDLIEGTGGLRKIRFFDQRRGKGKRSGLRVIYYWWSGFDQFWLFTVYSKNEQEDLSPDQKKLFRQTLDREINTRTHYET